In Ferrimicrobium acidiphilum DSM 19497, one DNA window encodes the following:
- a CDS encoding amidase family protein produces MTIVGAGAIGGMIGAHMAAAGHDITLCDSDHAHIDAIRANGLTIEGPVAHFTVHPKAIYAEELQGTHECIAVAVKSHHTEAAAALIAPHLSFDATLLTIQNGLTLETFTRFIDRTQIVTAFINIGADLMAPGLIKQGNIAAFYVGEPFADAVTDRVRRLVEALPYAQPTDNILGYLWGKEAYGAMLYAGAVSDLSIADSLSDPRYQDLMIAIAQEVLDQAPVKPEGFDGFDPQDLEGSLVRLSAFNAKSAKSHSGIYRDLMVRRRPTEVTDLLHDLKGPLTTHVGRLIQAIERGERTCEVANLDLMNAYYRAHRYAEPLHAVVRYLDAPLRAPEGPLHGYQIAVKDIIAIAGAPLGNGNPVDMAGPPSTVEAPIVSMLRSLGADIFATTSLLEYALGCPHPNLPDARNPVAPALTAGGSSGGSAVMVGVGAGTLALGTDTGGSVRIPAHYCGVVGFKPSYQHLPIGGITPLSPSLDHVGILATDVATAALCYRALTGAIATSVASAVPRLGFISNQLDTDLLDPTVAEAILGALAVLKSAGYEIVELDAEPFDQLDLTFETIVGYEALQIHGPQLELDREHFGEETARVLTLARSITEADYHNALRQRAMGVEAVTAGTKDIDLIIGPTAPIVAPGQNPSPDTPEGYLEGVMTRCYNLTGQPAISIPIPGSRLPVGLQLAGGFGQDLALLAWATTIEELLQKG; encoded by the coding sequence ATGACCATCGTTGGTGCAGGAGCGATAGGTGGAATGATCGGGGCGCACATGGCGGCCGCAGGTCACGACATCACCCTATGCGACAGCGACCATGCCCATATAGATGCAATCCGTGCCAACGGCCTCACCATAGAAGGTCCAGTTGCACACTTCACCGTCCACCCAAAAGCGATCTATGCCGAGGAGCTTCAAGGAACCCACGAGTGCATCGCCGTGGCGGTCAAAAGTCACCATACCGAGGCGGCTGCCGCCCTCATCGCCCCGCATCTCAGTTTCGATGCGACACTTCTGACCATTCAGAATGGCCTCACCCTCGAGACCTTCACCCGCTTTATCGATCGCACCCAGATCGTTACCGCCTTCATCAACATCGGAGCCGACCTGATGGCGCCTGGTCTCATCAAGCAGGGCAACATAGCTGCTTTCTACGTCGGCGAACCCTTTGCTGATGCGGTAACTGATCGCGTTCGTCGACTGGTAGAGGCTCTCCCGTACGCGCAACCAACCGACAACATTCTTGGCTACCTTTGGGGCAAGGAGGCCTATGGTGCCATGTTGTATGCAGGAGCGGTCTCCGATCTCTCGATCGCCGATTCGCTCTCCGATCCTCGCTACCAAGACCTCATGATCGCCATCGCTCAAGAGGTGCTCGACCAAGCCCCTGTGAAGCCTGAGGGTTTCGATGGTTTCGATCCCCAAGATCTAGAGGGATCCCTCGTACGCCTAAGCGCATTCAACGCCAAAAGCGCTAAGTCGCACAGTGGGATCTATCGCGATCTTATGGTTCGGCGGCGTCCCACTGAGGTGACCGATCTACTTCATGACCTCAAAGGACCACTAACCACCCATGTTGGTCGGCTCATTCAAGCAATTGAGCGAGGTGAGCGAACGTGTGAGGTTGCCAACCTCGATCTCATGAACGCCTACTACCGTGCGCATCGCTACGCTGAACCGCTTCATGCCGTCGTTCGCTACCTCGACGCCCCTTTGCGTGCACCCGAAGGGCCACTCCACGGATACCAGATCGCGGTCAAGGACATCATCGCGATCGCCGGCGCTCCCCTTGGTAACGGTAACCCGGTTGACATGGCTGGACCACCGTCCACCGTCGAGGCGCCAATCGTCTCGATGCTTCGCAGCCTGGGTGCAGACATCTTCGCCACCACTTCACTGCTGGAGTACGCCTTGGGTTGCCCACACCCAAACTTGCCAGATGCGCGCAATCCAGTAGCCCCTGCGCTCACCGCCGGGGGTTCGAGCGGAGGCTCTGCGGTCATGGTCGGCGTCGGGGCTGGAACACTGGCGCTCGGAACCGACACCGGGGGCTCGGTACGCATTCCTGCACACTACTGCGGCGTCGTCGGCTTCAAACCCAGCTATCAACATCTCCCCATAGGAGGTATCACACCACTCTCGCCGTCCCTCGATCACGTGGGCATCTTGGCCACCGACGTCGCAACCGCCGCGCTGTGTTACCGAGCCTTGACCGGTGCCATCGCAACTAGCGTCGCATCCGCTGTGCCAAGACTCGGCTTCATCTCCAACCAACTCGACACCGATCTCCTCGACCCCACCGTCGCCGAGGCGATATTAGGAGCCTTGGCTGTACTCAAAAGCGCCGGTTATGAGATTGTCGAGCTCGACGCAGAACCCTTTGACCAGCTCGACTTGACCTTTGAGACCATCGTCGGCTATGAAGCGCTCCAGATTCATGGCCCCCAGCTCGAGCTCGATCGCGAGCACTTCGGTGAAGAGACTGCACGCGTACTGACGTTAGCCCGATCCATCACCGAGGCTGATTACCATAATGCGCTACGCCAACGTGCCATGGGAGTTGAAGCAGTCACGGCCGGCACGAAAGACATCGACCTGATCATCGGACCCACTGCCCCGATTGTTGCGCCAGGACAGAATCCCTCGCCTGACACACCCGAGGGTTACCTCGAAGGGGTGATGACACGCTGCTACAATCTGACCGGACAGCCCGCGATCTCGATCCCCATCCCTGGATCTCGGCTGCCAGTTGGCCTGCAACTTGCAGGTGGCTTCGGCCAAGACCTCGCACTTCTTGCTTGGGCGACCACCATCGAGGAGTTACTGCAAAAGGGGTAG
- a CDS encoding DUF885 domain-containing protein, with product MIDGVQQELASLNEAFFAHKHGRDPLTATELGLRGFDAALPDLSREGELATASGYRGLRVRIEALLGDEQSLQNLTFDERVNLEVMEALAWSAGMDLEDELWARNISAGGYVAPQARIFQTVPTAVIVDRTGVDNYLERLSRLPALFATISERYRQADEARQFSTAAGVRQAIAQLDGHLALDDAHDLFINVALPQDLEGVRERIRTLVHESIRPAIASLRDYLATGPLIHARADHEVGLGSIEDGDALYHRALARHTTTAMTAEEIHNLGLETLAELDDEWATIGGRLFGITDRRALFDRLRTDSTLRFEDGTQIVEVVTRALAAAERERLKWFPDRAIASCVIEEISAAEAENAALAYYRGPSDDGSRPGAHCVLTTVPTERFRYEYEALAFHESVPGHHLQIATAQTLQELPTFRRYLDAEVSAFVEGWGLYAERLADEMGLYSGDLARLGMLSFDALRATRCVVDTGMHHYGWSRQRAVEFMWENTATNMANVTNEIDRYIGWPGQATAYLVGRREIRRLRGEAERRLASTFDIRGFHRVILGQGAVPLGVAASVVEAWIKSVATG from the coding sequence ATGATCGACGGAGTCCAGCAAGAGCTTGCCAGTCTCAATGAAGCATTCTTTGCTCATAAGCACGGACGCGATCCGCTGACCGCTACCGAACTTGGTCTTCGTGGTTTCGATGCTGCGCTCCCAGACCTCAGTCGCGAGGGAGAGCTCGCGACGGCTTCAGGCTATCGAGGGCTGCGAGTGCGGATCGAGGCTCTGCTTGGAGATGAGCAGAGCCTCCAGAACTTGACCTTCGATGAACGGGTGAATCTTGAGGTCATGGAGGCACTTGCATGGAGTGCGGGCATGGATCTTGAGGACGAGCTATGGGCCCGCAACATCTCGGCAGGGGGTTATGTTGCTCCTCAGGCAAGGATCTTCCAGACTGTTCCGACAGCGGTGATTGTAGATCGTACCGGAGTCGACAACTATCTCGAGCGACTCTCGCGATTGCCTGCCCTCTTTGCCACCATTAGTGAACGTTATCGCCAGGCTGATGAGGCCCGCCAGTTCTCTACCGCCGCCGGCGTTCGTCAGGCGATAGCTCAGCTCGACGGACATCTAGCACTCGATGACGCCCATGATCTATTCATCAACGTGGCTCTGCCCCAAGATTTAGAGGGTGTCCGCGAGCGGATTCGAACCCTCGTGCACGAGAGCATTCGGCCTGCTATCGCCTCCTTGCGCGACTATCTGGCCACTGGTCCACTGATCCATGCTCGAGCTGATCACGAGGTCGGACTCGGCTCTATTGAAGATGGCGACGCCCTTTATCATCGAGCACTTGCTCGCCACACGACGACCGCCATGACCGCTGAGGAGATCCATAACTTGGGGTTAGAGACGCTGGCTGAGCTCGACGATGAGTGGGCTACCATCGGTGGCCGTTTGTTTGGGATCACAGACCGACGGGCTCTCTTCGATCGTCTGCGCACTGACTCGACGCTGCGCTTTGAGGATGGCACCCAGATTGTTGAGGTGGTAACGCGGGCGCTCGCGGCGGCAGAGCGTGAGCGTTTGAAGTGGTTTCCCGACCGAGCGATTGCTAGTTGTGTGATCGAGGAGATCTCAGCGGCCGAGGCCGAGAATGCTGCGCTCGCGTACTATCGCGGACCCTCAGATGATGGATCCCGTCCAGGCGCCCACTGTGTTCTAACTACCGTCCCCACCGAGCGATTTCGCTATGAGTACGAGGCGTTGGCGTTCCACGAGAGTGTGCCCGGCCATCATCTACAGATAGCCACCGCACAGACCCTCCAAGAGCTACCCACTTTCCGGAGGTACCTCGATGCAGAGGTAAGCGCCTTTGTAGAGGGTTGGGGTCTCTATGCCGAACGCCTCGCCGACGAGATGGGTCTATATAGTGGTGACCTCGCACGTCTCGGGATGCTCTCCTTTGACGCCTTGAGAGCTACACGATGCGTGGTCGATACAGGGATGCACCATTATGGTTGGTCGAGACAACGAGCGGTCGAGTTCATGTGGGAGAATACCGCTACCAACATGGCCAACGTTACCAATGAGATCGATCGCTATATCGGTTGGCCAGGTCAGGCGACTGCGTATCTGGTTGGCCGTAGGGAGATTCGTCGTCTTCGTGGCGAGGCTGAGCGACGGCTAGCCTCGACCTTTGACATCCGAGGCTTTCATCGAGTGATCCTCGGCCAAGGGGCAGTCCCGCTGGGGGTTGCTGCCTCCGTCGTGGAGGCATGGATCAAGAGCGTGGCAACTGGCTAA